CCGTTACGAGATGATCGACGACTTCCCCGCCATCGACATCGACGACGTCTACCTGGGCAATGGCGTGTCCGAACTGATCAGCATGGTCACCCAGGCGCTGCTCAACGAAGGCGACGAGATCCTCATCCCCGCCCCCGACTACCCGCTGTGGACCGCCGCCTCCACCCTCGCAGGCGGCAAAGTCGTGCACTACATGTGCGACGAGGTAGACGACTGGAACCCATCCCTGGAGGACATCCGCTCGAAGGTCACCGACCGCACCAAGGCGATCGTGGTGATCAACCCGAACAACCCCACCGGCGCCGTCTACTCCCGCGAGGTGCTCGAGGGCATCGCCGACATCGCCCGCGAGCACGAGCTCATGGTGCTTGCCGACGAAATCTACGACCGCGTGCTTTACGACGACGCCCAGCACATCTCCATGGCCGAAGTCGCCCCCGACCTGGTGTGCGTCACCTTCAACGGCCTGTCCAAGGCGTACCGGGTGTGCGGCTACCGCGCCGGCTGGATGGTGCTCACCGGGCCGCGCCGCCGCGCCAAGGGCTTCATCGAAGGCCTCGACCTGCTCTCCGGCACCCGCCTGTGCGCGAACGTGCCCGGCCAGCACGCCATCCAGGTGGCGTTGGGCGGCCGGCAG
Above is a genomic segment from Corynebacterium lujinxingii containing:
- a CDS encoding pyridoxal phosphate-dependent aminotransferase translates to MSEPLKKHRHFDQADKLKNVFYDIRGPVSATAEKMERDGHTILKLNTGNPAVFGFEAPDVIMRDMIANLPTSQGYTTSKGITSARRAVVTRYEMIDDFPAIDIDDVYLGNGVSELISMVTQALLNEGDEILIPAPDYPLWTAASTLAGGKVVHYMCDEVDDWNPSLEDIRSKVTDRTKAIVVINPNNPTGAVYSREVLEGIADIAREHELMVLADEIYDRVLYDDAQHISMAEVAPDLVCVTFNGLSKAYRVCGYRAGWMVLTGPRRRAKGFIEGLDLLSGTRLCANVPGQHAIQVALGGRQSIYELTAEGGRLHKQRNVAVRKLREIPGVSVVEPKGALYCFPKIDAEMYNIHDDERFMLDLLKSEKILMVQGTGFNYPTPDHFRVVTLPWASQLENAIERLGNFLADYHQH